In one window of Desulfonatronospira thiodismutans ASO3-1 DNA:
- the fbp gene encoding class 1 fructose-bisphosphatase, with translation MRQITVTEHLLVHQKASPMATGRFTRLLNELILAAKIISREVNKAGLVNVLGLTGDTNVQGEEVQKLDELANSILIYRMQRAGFLCAMASEENADLIEIPSKFAQGDYILLFDPLDGSSNIDVNVSIGTIFSIFRRTRENGPVYMEEVLQKGENQVAAGYFIYGSSTMMVYTTGSGVHGFTLDPSVGEFLLSHPNIKTPEQGKVYSVNESYWDYWDKPTQECVNAFKSSNNRRGKPYSLRYIGSLVSDFHRNLLSGGIFMYPKDNRDPKKTSGKLRLMCEANPLAYVVEQAGGAASDGQRRILEIDPHELHQRVPLFIGSKNDVEQAVSFYRDQDA, from the coding sequence ATGCGCCAAATTACAGTAACCGAACATCTGCTTGTACACCAAAAGGCCAGTCCCATGGCCACTGGGCGTTTCACCAGGCTGCTAAACGAACTTATCCTTGCCGCCAAAATTATATCCAGGGAGGTGAACAAGGCCGGGCTGGTGAATGTCCTGGGTCTTACCGGGGACACCAATGTCCAGGGAGAGGAAGTCCAGAAGCTGGATGAACTGGCCAACTCCATCCTCATATATCGCATGCAGAGGGCCGGCTTCCTCTGTGCCATGGCTTCCGAGGAAAATGCAGACCTCATAGAAATCCCCTCAAAGTTCGCCCAGGGTGATTATATTCTGCTTTTCGATCCCCTGGACGGTTCCAGCAACATAGACGTAAACGTAAGTATCGGAACCATTTTTTCCATTTTCCGGCGCACCCGCGAGAATGGCCCGGTATACATGGAAGAGGTACTGCAGAAAGGCGAGAACCAGGTGGCTGCAGGGTATTTCATTTACGGCTCCTCCACCATGATGGTCTATACCACGGGCAGCGGAGTGCACGGGTTTACACTGGATCCCAGCGTGGGGGAATTTCTGCTCTCCCACCCCAACATCAAGACCCCGGAACAGGGGAAAGTCTACTCTGTGAATGAAAGCTACTGGGACTACTGGGACAAACCCACCCAGGAATGCGTCAACGCCTTCAAGTCCAGCAACAACAGGCGGGGCAAGCCCTATTCCCTGCGCTACATCGGCTCCCTGGTTTCTGATTTTCACCGCAACCTTTTAAGCGGCGGCATCTTCATGTATCCCAAGGACAACCGCGACCCCAAAAAAACCAGCGGCAAGCTAAGGCTCATGTGCGAAGCCAATCCACTGGCCTACGTGGTGGAACAGGCCGGCGGGGCGGCCAGCGACGGCCAGAGAAGGATACTGGAAATCGACCCCCATGAACTGCACCAGAGAGTGCCCCTGTTCATAGGCTCCAAAAATGACGTGGAGCAGGCTGTAAGCTTTTACAGGGATCAGGATGCTTAG